In Cytophagia bacterium CHB2, one DNA window encodes the following:
- a CDS encoding sigma-54-dependent Fis family transcriptional regulator has translation MEIAGDKPAGESIVTTVDVKELDLVDSIPPDVESSWGKNFGFDYHYPLVSRSPEIKEIFSLIKKVAKSNATILIQGETGTGKELIAGLIQFISHRAAKPYVKVNCAALPENLLESELFGHEKGAFTGAYQTRIGKFEQSHEGTLFLDEIGDMHLSTQAKILRVLQDQTFTRLGGNRAIEVDVRVIAATNKDLWTEIEMGNFRADLYYRLNVVTLHIPPLRKRREDIPLIAEFFRRKFSREIRKKTRGFSEETMDLLANHQWPGNIRELKNLVERSVLVSEEGEEIKPKDLSMAGKDYFAAGGKDRRRSNDGDLISLDTLNLEVIEKEAILRALELRNWVQKDAAQLLGISPRALNYKINYHSITHPTWKKNT, from the coding sequence ATGGAGATCGCCGGCGACAAACCAGCGGGTGAGAGCATCGTGACAACAGTAGACGTGAAGGAACTTGATCTGGTGGATAGCATACCACCGGACGTGGAGAGTTCGTGGGGTAAAAATTTCGGCTTCGACTATCATTATCCCCTCGTCAGTCGCAGCCCGGAAATCAAAGAAATTTTTTCGCTGATCAAGAAAGTGGCGAAAAGCAATGCCACCATTCTGATTCAAGGCGAAACCGGCACCGGCAAAGAACTCATTGCCGGCTTGATTCAGTTTATCAGCCACCGCGCTGCCAAACCTTATGTCAAGGTCAACTGCGCCGCGTTGCCGGAAAACTTGCTGGAAAGCGAGCTTTTCGGCCACGAGAAAGGCGCATTCACCGGCGCCTATCAAACGCGCATCGGCAAGTTCGAGCAATCGCACGAGGGCACGCTCTTTCTCGACGAGATCGGCGACATGCACCTTTCCACCCAGGCAAAAATCCTGCGCGTGTTGCAGGACCAAACCTTTACGCGTTTGGGCGGCAATCGCGCCATCGAAGTCGACGTGCGGGTGATCGCGGCCACCAACAAGGATCTGTGGACCGAGATCGAGATGGGCAACTTTCGCGCGGATTTGTACTACCGTTTGAATGTCGTGACGCTGCATATTCCGCCGTTGCGCAAGCGCCGCGAGGACATTCCGCTGATTGCCGAATTCTTCCGCCGCAAATTCTCCCGCGAGATTCGCAAGAAAACCCGCGGTTTCTCCGAAGAGACCATGGATTTGCTTGCCAATCACCAATGGCCGGGCAATATTCGCGAGCTGAAAAATTTGGTGGAACGCTCGGTGCTGGTTTCGGAAGAAGGGGAGGAGATCAAGCCGAAAGATTTGTCGATGGCCGGCAAGGATTACTTCGCCGCCGGCGGCAAGGATCGCCGCCGCTCAAACGACGGTGATTTGATCTCGCTGGACACGCTCAACCTCGAAGTCATCGAGAAAGAAGCGATCTTGCGCGCGCTGGAATTGCGCAACTGGGTGCAGAAAGATGCGGCGCAATTGCTGGGCATCTCGCCGCGCGCGCTGAATTACAAAATCAATTACCACAGCATCACGCATCCCACCTGGAAAAAGAATACGTGA
- a CDS encoding sigma-70 family RNA polymerase sigma factor: MPNAETDITQLLLDLSGGRRAAVDALMPLVYEKLHAMAQRQLRGERAGHTLNATALVHEAYLKLSDQRRVTWQNRAHFFALAAQAMRRILISYAHSRLAEKRGGGQPLVTFNEQAGPRAARAEELVALDEALSELATLNERQSRVVEYQFFGGLKHEEIAEVLGVSVPTVRRDWRLARAWLSKQLKNFA; encoded by the coding sequence ATGCCCAACGCAGAAACTGACATCACGCAATTGCTTCTCGATCTGAGCGGCGGCCGTCGCGCCGCGGTGGATGCGCTCATGCCGCTGGTTTATGAAAAACTGCACGCCATGGCGCAGCGGCAACTGCGCGGTGAGCGGGCCGGCCATACGCTGAACGCCACGGCTTTGGTTCATGAAGCCTATCTCAAACTCAGCGACCAGCGGCGTGTCACCTGGCAGAACCGTGCGCATTTCTTCGCCCTCGCGGCGCAGGCCATGCGCCGTATTTTGATCAGCTACGCGCACAGCCGTCTCGCAGAAAAGCGCGGCGGCGGCCAGCCGCTGGTGACCTTCAATGAACAAGCCGGGCCCCGCGCTGCGCGCGCCGAAGAACTGGTGGCGCTGGATGAAGCGCTTTCCGAATTGGCAACCCTCAATGAGCGTCAAAGCAGGGTGGTGGAGTATCAGTTCTTTGGCGGGTTGAAACACGAAGAGATTGCCGAAGTGCTTGGCGTTTCCGTGCCCACTGTGCGGCGTGATTGGCGGCTGGCAAGGGCGTGGCTCAGCAAACAACTCAAGAATTTTGCTTGA